The Streptomyces sp. NBC_01268 genome window below encodes:
- a CDS encoding AfsR/SARP family transcriptional regulator, whose product MATRFGILGTIEVRRNGVPIDVGHAMQRRVLGALLVDADQGVSADALVERVWGDAGAGYSRQKLYGYLSRLRHVLAADGTSITRERDGYRLTVEPSAVDAYRFRELTDRARKAGGDAQSEALWQESLALWRGSAFAGADTPWFNAQRRLLDDERLTAQLESVDVRLRLGQHDRMVSELADRARSHPLDERVTGQLILALHRCGRQAEALEVYERARQRLAHELGVDPGAALRGLYARILAGDPEPAEPRSTAPTATATARAAGPSSPAVSPPSVRLVPRLLPAGPSLFVGREGEVDEARRLLGAEQPGPPTLLVTGAAGVGKTAFAVRTGHLLAALFPDGQLHADLRGFGDEPAEPFTVLGAFLRALGIPGGAVPAELTDRVHLYRTLLAGQRTLVVLDNAAAVQQVSDLLPSGVRCAAIVTSRTTMAELSCRRLPLGVLDTGTGLDLLREMVGRDRTDAEPGPARAIVDTCGGLPLAVWVAGARLAARPGWPLAKVARALADEQRKLDELAVGHIAVRASLELTYQQMTAATQHALRMIALLPEPSFAAWALAALLDTGLAEAEAVLDDLVEVHLVQVEAAGTSGIRYQLHDLVRLFSKERAEQDVPARHREAALTRLLSASLHLADLAADTLSVDFQGIPQLDLVTWRPPAAESAQLLGDPLAWFTDERRFLIDVAERALEGARNVAPAAGLATALTTLFQVGSHFDDWERLQNRALEAALSSGDRHSAAKVHRCLGELTTILDRYPEALDHFEQALQRAEGQAPTYRASATAGLAYVHRLLGQYASAVHHFEEAARLAESAGNVNCLVYATNGLGVIDLEQGRVEAAVERFTKCLRVSRAAGYRPGEAQALRCLGQSHRALGAHQAAADAYRRAAAISEDLGDRLTATHATCWLGDVLVRQGEHREGRRLLARSLWTYREYGNLWGEAATLYALAEAHLAVGRPASARRRGEAAVRLWRQIGASRWLAVGLDTLGAAHALNGDHAAAARAREEADTLRAGAAGR is encoded by the coding sequence ATGGCCACGCGGTTCGGGATCCTCGGGACCATCGAGGTACGGCGGAACGGCGTCCCCATCGACGTGGGGCACGCCATGCAGCGGCGGGTACTGGGAGCGCTGCTGGTCGACGCGGATCAAGGGGTGTCCGCCGATGCGCTGGTGGAGCGGGTGTGGGGGGACGCCGGGGCGGGCTACAGCCGCCAGAAGCTGTACGGGTACCTCTCCCGACTGCGGCACGTGCTGGCGGCCGACGGCACGTCCATCACCCGGGAGCGCGACGGCTACCGGCTGACGGTCGAGCCCTCGGCGGTGGACGCCTACCGATTCCGCGAACTGACGGACCGGGCCCGGAAGGCGGGCGGGGACGCGCAGTCCGAGGCGCTGTGGCAGGAGTCGCTGGCGCTGTGGCGGGGCAGCGCCTTCGCGGGGGCGGACACGCCGTGGTTCAACGCCCAGCGCCGTCTCCTCGACGACGAGCGACTCACCGCGCAGCTGGAGTCGGTCGATGTGCGGCTGCGGCTGGGGCAGCACGACCGGATGGTGAGCGAACTGGCCGACCGGGCGCGGTCGCATCCGCTCGACGAAAGGGTGACCGGTCAGCTGATCCTGGCCCTCCACCGGTGCGGACGCCAAGCCGAGGCGCTGGAGGTGTACGAGCGGGCTCGGCAGCGGCTCGCCCACGAACTGGGCGTCGACCCCGGCGCGGCGTTGCGGGGACTGTACGCACGGATCCTCGCCGGCGATCCCGAACCGGCCGAGCCCCGCTCCACCGCGCCGACCGCCACCGCCACCGCACGAGCGGCCGGCCCGAGCAGCCCGGCGGTCAGCCCGCCCTCGGTGCGCCTGGTACCCCGGCTCCTGCCGGCGGGCCCCTCGCTCTTCGTCGGCAGGGAGGGCGAGGTGGACGAGGCCCGGCGGCTGCTCGGTGCGGAGCAGCCCGGGCCACCTACGCTGCTGGTCACGGGCGCCGCCGGAGTGGGCAAGACCGCCTTCGCCGTACGGACGGGGCATCTGCTCGCCGCCCTCTTCCCGGACGGCCAGCTCCACGCGGATCTGCGTGGCTTCGGCGACGAGCCGGCCGAGCCGTTCACGGTGCTCGGCGCCTTCCTCCGCGCGCTGGGCATCCCTGGAGGAGCCGTGCCCGCGGAGCTGACGGACCGCGTCCATCTCTACCGCACCCTGCTGGCAGGACAGCGGACCCTCGTCGTCCTGGACAACGCCGCCGCAGTCCAGCAGGTGAGCGACCTCCTGCCCAGCGGGGTGCGCTGTGCGGCCATCGTCACGAGCCGGACGACCATGGCCGAGCTGTCCTGCCGCAGGCTCCCGCTGGGCGTACTGGACACCGGGACGGGGCTCGACCTGCTGCGGGAGATGGTCGGCCGGGACCGGACCGACGCGGAGCCCGGTCCGGCCCGCGCCATCGTGGACACCTGTGGGGGCCTTCCGCTCGCGGTATGGGTGGCCGGTGCGCGGCTGGCCGCCCGGCCGGGCTGGCCCCTGGCCAAGGTGGCGCGTGCCCTCGCCGACGAGCAGCGCAAGCTGGACGAGCTGGCCGTCGGCCACATCGCCGTACGGGCCAGTCTCGAACTCACCTATCAGCAGATGACCGCGGCGACGCAGCACGCTCTGCGGATGATCGCCCTGCTGCCCGAACCGAGTTTCGCCGCCTGGGCGCTGGCCGCGCTCCTGGACACGGGGCTGGCCGAGGCCGAAGCCGTCCTCGACGACCTGGTCGAGGTGCACCTCGTACAGGTCGAGGCGGCGGGCACCTCCGGTATCCGCTATCAGTTGCACGATCTGGTACGGCTGTTCAGCAAGGAGCGGGCCGAGCAGGACGTCCCGGCACGGCATCGCGAGGCCGCGCTCACCCGACTCCTCAGTGCGAGCCTGCACCTCGCCGACCTGGCCGCGGACACCCTCAGCGTCGACTTCCAGGGCATCCCGCAGCTGGACCTGGTCACCTGGCGGCCGCCCGCCGCCGAGTCCGCCCAGTTGCTCGGTGATCCGCTGGCCTGGTTCACCGACGAACGCCGGTTCCTCATCGACGTGGCGGAGCGGGCGCTTGAGGGAGCGAGGAACGTCGCACCCGCCGCCGGACTGGCCACCGCCCTCACCACCCTCTTCCAGGTCGGCAGCCATTTCGACGACTGGGAGAGGCTTCAGAACAGGGCCCTCGAAGCGGCCCTCAGCAGCGGCGACCGCCACAGCGCCGCCAAGGTCCACCGCTGCCTCGGCGAACTCACCACCATCCTCGACCGCTACCCGGAAGCCCTGGACCACTTCGAACAGGCCCTGCAGCGCGCCGAGGGCCAGGCACCCACGTACCGGGCGAGTGCCACGGCCGGGCTCGCCTACGTCCACCGGCTCCTCGGCCAGTACGCCTCCGCCGTACACCACTTCGAGGAGGCCGCCCGGCTCGCCGAGTCGGCCGGCAACGTCAACTGCCTCGTCTACGCGACGAACGGCCTCGGCGTCATCGACCTGGAGCAGGGTCGGGTGGAGGCCGCCGTCGAGCGGTTCACGAAGTGCCTGCGGGTCAGCCGTGCCGCGGGCTACCGGCCGGGGGAGGCCCAGGCCCTGCGGTGCCTGGGCCAGAGCCACCGGGCACTCGGCGCCCACCAGGCCGCCGCCGACGCCTACCGGCGGGCCGCCGCGATCAGCGAGGACCTCGGCGACCGGCTCACCGCGACACACGCCACCTGCTGGCTCGGCGACGTCCTGGTCCGGCAGGGCGAACACCGGGAAGGGCGGCGCCTGTTGGCCCGCAGCCTGTGGACCTACCGGGAGTACGGCAACCTCTGGGGCGAGGCCGCGACGCTGTACGCCCTCGCCGAGGCCCACCTCGCGGTGGGCCGCCCGGCCTCCGCCCGCAGACGCGGCGAGGCCGCCGTCAGACTCTGGCGGCAGATCGGCGCGAGCAGGTGGCTGGCCGTCGGCCTCGACACCCTGGGCGCGGCACACGCCCTGAACGGCGACCATGCGGCTGCGGCCCGCGCACGCGAGGAGGCGGACACGCTGCGAGCCGGGGCAGCCGGTCGATAG
- a CDS encoding PucR family transcriptional regulator: MGPSDLTRLIEWSARRAEERVPLEAAITAYLIGAEVWWQTLAEVAEPGELAGAGGTLLACLHAALPAVVLAHQNAQEDLHSEDRRVRRALLDALLAGRPYEELAGVARVAVAGAYEVVAFRFESDPPSRLVQSSLDAFTGIPVLMDHVARIAVLPGRPDVPGLVARLAKDVGQPVRAAAGHASAPGAIASAAQEAGRVLDLVLRLRRPPGCYRLDDVLLEHQLARPGVGLVRLAAKLDPLEEHPYLLETVRVCVEQGLNRRRTALELCVHRNTLDYRLQRVTALTGLNLAVPAQARLIQAALVARDLTGRGEDRGVLGGQGSSGAADGG, translated from the coding sequence ATGGGGCCGAGCGATCTGACCCGGCTCATCGAGTGGTCGGCGCGCCGGGCGGAGGAGCGGGTCCCCCTGGAGGCGGCGATCACCGCGTACCTGATCGGCGCCGAAGTGTGGTGGCAGACACTGGCCGAGGTCGCGGAGCCCGGTGAGCTGGCCGGGGCCGGCGGCACGCTGCTCGCCTGCCTGCACGCCGCTCTGCCCGCGGTCGTCCTCGCCCACCAGAACGCCCAGGAGGACCTCCACAGCGAGGACAGGCGCGTACGGCGGGCGCTGCTCGACGCCCTGCTGGCAGGACGGCCGTACGAGGAGCTGGCGGGCGTGGCGCGGGTGGCCGTGGCGGGTGCGTACGAGGTGGTGGCCTTCCGGTTCGAGTCCGATCCGCCGAGCAGACTGGTGCAGTCCTCGCTCGACGCCTTCACAGGGATCCCCGTGCTGATGGACCACGTCGCTCGGATCGCCGTGCTGCCGGGCAGGCCCGACGTACCGGGCCTGGTGGCCCGGTTGGCCAAGGACGTGGGGCAGCCCGTGCGGGCCGCCGCCGGCCACGCCTCCGCGCCGGGGGCCATCGCCTCGGCGGCGCAGGAGGCCGGCCGCGTGCTGGATCTCGTCCTGCGCCTGCGACGCCCGCCCGGCTGCTACCGCCTCGACGACGTGCTGCTGGAGCACCAGCTCGCGCGCCCCGGGGTCGGCCTGGTGCGGCTGGCGGCCAAACTCGACCCCTTGGAGGAGCATCCGTACCTGCTCGAGACGGTGCGCGTGTGCGTGGAGCAGGGGCTCAACCGTCGCCGGACGGCGTTGGAGCTGTGCGTCCACCGCAACACCCTGGACTACCGGTTGCAGCGGGTGACCGCGCTGACGGGCCTCAACCTCGCGGTTCCCGCGCAGGCGCGGCTGATCCAGGCGGCGCTCGTGGCGAGGGACCTGACCGGACGCGGGGAGGACCGCGGGGTCCTCGGTGGGCAGGGTTCCTCAGGGGCTGCGGACGGCGGATGA
- a CDS encoding alpha/beta hydrolase family protein has translation MPWRRLLVPLTSTLLLLTASAGAGAAASPTSAPAEATAPDYGAPGPYATAVEVGVVTTLYYPRDIATSDRRHPVIVWGNGTFAFPVVYRDLLLHWAGQGFIVAAANTPQSNLGISMRAGIDMLTRRDADPGSVFHDRVDLEHIGASGHSQGGAAAIVVGADPRIDTILPIQPGPLADIDDVHGPALLLAGQKDSIVFPFLVKAFYDDADHIPAVYGELRGADHFTVVGDPGPFAAPTTAWFKAQLMGDQAARAQFFGPDCGICTDSATWSDVRRNGLADR, from the coding sequence GTGCCGTGGAGAAGACTGCTCGTCCCTCTGACCTCGACCCTGCTGCTCCTGACGGCATCCGCCGGCGCCGGCGCGGCAGCGTCGCCCACGAGCGCCCCCGCCGAGGCGACCGCGCCCGACTACGGTGCTCCCGGCCCCTACGCCACCGCCGTGGAGGTCGGGGTCGTGACCACCCTGTACTACCCGCGGGACATCGCGACCAGCGACCGCCGGCACCCCGTGATCGTATGGGGAAACGGCACCTTCGCCTTCCCGGTCGTCTACCGGGACCTGTTGCTCCACTGGGCCGGTCAGGGCTTCATCGTCGCCGCCGCCAACACCCCGCAGTCCAACCTCGGCATCTCCATGCGCGCCGGGATCGACATGCTCACCCGCCGCGACGCCGACCCCGGCAGCGTCTTCCACGACCGGGTCGACCTGGAGCACATCGGCGCCTCCGGTCACTCGCAGGGCGGCGCCGCCGCCATCGTCGTCGGTGCGGACCCGCGCATCGACACCATCCTGCCCATCCAGCCCGGGCCGCTGGCCGACATCGACGACGTGCACGGACCCGCGCTGCTCCTGGCCGGGCAGAAGGACAGCATCGTCTTCCCCTTCCTGGTCAAGGCCTTCTACGACGACGCCGACCACATACCGGCCGTCTACGGGGAGCTGCGCGGCGCCGATCACTTCACGGTCGTGGGCGACCCCGGTCCGTTCGCCGCGCCCACCACCGCCTGGTTCAAGGCGCAGCTGATGGGGGACCAGGCGGCGCGCGCACAGTTCTTCGGGCCCGACTGCGGGATCTGCACGGACAGCGCCACCTGGTCCGACGTCCGCCGCAACGGCCTCGCCGACCGGTGA
- a CDS encoding ABC transporter ATP-binding protein: MRAVCRTVRAAVVLGVTVAPGLTASYAALMLAGGALPVAAAWLTKVLLDSLADPAGSSSLIGVGAGLAAVGTVTTVMPHVVRYLRQEAGRQVGLRAQDRLFRALNGQAGIGRFENPRFLDRLRLALQAGGSKPTEMLDSLLATARALITITGFLGVLTLLGPLMPALVLAAGIPVLLAEMALSRRRARMHWSVTPTERREFTYMQLLSTVAAAKEVRLFGVGDLLRHRMLHDRRGINAERRALDVRETRVQGALALMAAVVPGLGLLWVVSAARAGRFSIGEVTVFLAAVAGVQTAISMLAAEIARVYQALLLFEHYVAVTTAGPDLPVTVPPVSLPPLQRGIELRGVWFRYSDDHPWILRDVDLTIPAGGSLALVGLNGAGKSTLIKLLCRFYDPTRGTVLWDGVDIRDADVTRLRERISATFQDFVQYEMTAAENISLGDASAQGDMPRVRAAADRAGVHKSLAQLPHGYETLLTRVFSHESDDDHPAPGVVLSGGQWQRLAVARAFLRERRDLVILDEPSAGLDAEAEHEVHTSLRRYRAGQTSLLISHRLNTVRDADRIVVLSDGRVVEQGDHEELMAADGRYARLFMLQAAGYRIPSSTLLKPIGER, from the coding sequence GTGCGTGCCGTCTGCCGGACGGTCCGCGCGGCCGTCGTGCTGGGGGTGACGGTGGCTCCCGGGCTGACCGCCTCGTATGCCGCTCTGATGCTGGCGGGCGGTGCGCTGCCGGTCGCGGCCGCCTGGCTGACCAAGGTGCTGCTCGACTCGCTGGCCGACCCGGCCGGTTCCTCCTCGCTGATCGGCGTCGGAGCGGGACTTGCAGCGGTCGGCACGGTCACCACGGTCATGCCGCACGTCGTGCGGTACCTGCGGCAGGAGGCCGGGCGCCAGGTGGGCCTGCGAGCCCAGGACCGCCTCTTCAGGGCGCTGAACGGCCAGGCAGGGATCGGCCGCTTCGAGAACCCCCGCTTCCTCGACCGGCTGCGACTGGCCCTCCAGGCCGGCGGGAGCAAGCCCACCGAGATGCTGGACAGCCTGCTGGCCACCGCTCGGGCACTCATCACGATCACCGGCTTCCTGGGCGTACTGACGCTCCTCGGCCCGCTCATGCCGGCCCTGGTGCTGGCCGCTGGAATCCCCGTACTCCTCGCGGAGATGGCGCTGTCGCGCCGCCGCGCACGCATGCACTGGTCGGTCACTCCCACCGAGCGCCGCGAGTTCACGTACATGCAGCTGTTGTCGACCGTCGCGGCGGCGAAGGAGGTGCGCCTGTTCGGAGTCGGTGATCTGCTCCGACACCGGATGCTGCACGACCGGCGCGGGATCAACGCCGAGCGGCGCGCGCTGGACGTCCGCGAGACGCGGGTGCAGGGCGCGCTCGCGCTGATGGCGGCCGTCGTCCCCGGCCTGGGGTTGTTGTGGGTCGTCTCCGCGGCTCGGGCGGGCCGGTTCTCGATCGGCGAGGTCACGGTGTTCCTCGCGGCGGTCGCCGGGGTGCAGACCGCCATCTCCATGCTGGCCGCCGAGATCGCCCGCGTCTACCAGGCACTCCTGCTGTTCGAGCACTACGTGGCGGTGACGACGGCCGGTCCGGACCTGCCGGTGACGGTCCCGCCCGTCTCCCTGCCCCCGCTCCAACGCGGCATCGAACTGCGCGGCGTATGGTTCCGCTACTCCGACGACCACCCGTGGATCCTGCGCGACGTCGACCTGACCATCCCGGCGGGCGGTTCGCTCGCCCTGGTCGGACTCAACGGCGCCGGCAAGTCCACCCTCATCAAGCTGTTGTGCCGGTTCTACGACCCGACCCGCGGCACCGTCCTCTGGGACGGCGTGGACATCCGCGACGCGGACGTGACCCGTCTGCGCGAGCGGATCAGCGCCACCTTCCAGGACTTCGTGCAGTACGAGATGACCGCGGCGGAGAACATCTCCCTCGGGGACGCGTCGGCACAGGGAGACATGCCCCGCGTTCGGGCCGCCGCGGACCGCGCCGGTGTACACAAGAGCCTGGCGCAACTGCCGCACGGGTACGAGACGTTGCTGACCCGCGTGTTCTCCCATGAGTCCGACGACGACCACCCCGCGCCCGGGGTGGTGCTCTCCGGGGGGCAGTGGCAGCGACTCGCCGTGGCGCGCGCGTTCCTGCGCGAGCGGCGGGATCTGGTGATCCTCGACGAACCCTCCGCCGGACTCGATGCCGAAGCGGAGCACGAGGTCCACACGTCCTTGCGCCGCTACCGCGCGGGGCAGACCAGTCTGCTCATCTCCCACCGCCTCAACACGGTCCGCGACGCCGACCGCATCGTCGTGCTGTCCGACGGACGGGTCGTGGAGCAGGGCGATCACGAGGAACTCATGGCCGCCGACGGCCGGTACGCCCGGCTGTTCATGCTCCAGGCAGCCGGCTACCGAATCCCGTCGTCGACGCTCCTCAAGCCGATCGGAGAGCGATGA
- a CDS encoding S26 family signal peptidase, translating to MTAEPGTERGVVRVRHDWSGQPPHPTVPRPPDPHRRRAGSAAAVTGAPALAAAASITAGACLPVDRGLLYALPPLLVCIVVTARRLLARRLAAVTVRGRSMEPSYHDGDRVLVRRTGTPAAGEVVVVEQPGADGRWLGPPPASGADDARLSGRRWLIKRVAAVPGEPVPRADFPALAHAEEDAVPPGKVVLVGDNRRLSLDSRRIGYFPAERVLGVVVRGAHPAPGHRTAPERNAPRAAAQASRPGRAPHTTTSLHSRSRHTPRGKESP from the coding sequence ATGACCGCCGAACCCGGTACGGAGCGGGGTGTGGTCCGGGTACGTCACGACTGGTCCGGACAGCCTCCCCACCCGACCGTGCCGCGGCCGCCGGACCCGCACCGCCGCCGAGCCGGCTCAGCCGCCGCCGTCACCGGCGCGCCCGCCCTGGCGGCGGCCGCGTCGATCACCGCGGGCGCCTGCCTCCCCGTGGATCGTGGACTGCTGTACGCGCTACCGCCGCTGCTGGTCTGCATCGTCGTGACCGCCCGTCGGCTCCTCGCCCGTCGTCTCGCCGCGGTCACCGTGCGCGGCCGGAGCATGGAACCCTCCTACCACGACGGCGACCGCGTCCTGGTACGGCGTACCGGCACCCCCGCGGCGGGAGAGGTCGTCGTGGTGGAGCAGCCGGGAGCGGACGGCCGGTGGCTCGGCCCCCCGCCGGCCTCCGGAGCGGACGACGCGAGGTTGTCCGGACGCCGTTGGCTCATCAAACGCGTCGCCGCCGTACCCGGTGAGCCGGTGCCGCGTGCGGACTTTCCCGCGCTGGCCCATGCCGAGGAGGACGCCGTCCCCCCGGGCAAGGTCGTGCTGGTCGGGGACAACCGGCGGCTGAGCCTCGACTCGCGGCGGATCGGCTACTTCCCCGCGGAACGCGTGCTCGGCGTCGTCGTACGCGGAGCTCATCCGGCGCCGGGCCACCGGACCGCGCCGGAACGGAACGCGCCTCGGGCCGCCGCGCAGGCGTCTCGACCGGGACGCGCCCCCCACACCACCACCTCGCTCCACTCCCGATCCCGACACACCCCAAGAGGAAAGGAATCCCCATGA
- a CDS encoding TlpA disulfide reductase family protein, translated as MPFLITAVVFVGLLCALDLVLTFGVVKRLREHSGLLSAMEPGPGLGVGESVGGFRTADVDGAPLSPDTLAAATFVAFISPTCGSCKEKLPELVRYAHRLREVGEEMLAVVVGNAEEARSFAADLRPVARVAVEGSGGPLGTAFRASSYPTMLWVAPDADGRLVRVARSAALAS; from the coding sequence ATGCCATTCCTCATCACGGCGGTCGTGTTCGTCGGACTGCTCTGTGCCCTCGACCTCGTCCTCACGTTCGGAGTCGTGAAGCGGCTGCGGGAGCACAGTGGTCTGCTGTCCGCGATGGAGCCCGGGCCCGGCCTGGGTGTGGGCGAGAGCGTGGGCGGGTTCCGGACCGCGGACGTCGACGGCGCACCGCTGAGCCCCGACACTCTGGCGGCCGCCACCTTCGTCGCCTTCATCTCGCCGACCTGCGGGTCCTGCAAGGAGAAGCTGCCCGAGCTGGTGCGTTACGCCCACCGGCTGCGGGAGGTGGGCGAGGAGATGCTCGCCGTCGTCGTCGGGAACGCCGAGGAGGCCCGTTCCTTCGCCGCCGACCTGCGTCCGGTCGCCCGCGTGGCGGTCGAGGGTTCCGGCGGGCCGCTGGGGACCGCGTTCAGGGCGTCCAGCTACCCGACGATGCTGTGGGTCGCGCCGGACGCCGACGGCCGCCTCGTGAGGGTGGCGCGCTCGGCCGCACTCGCGTCATGA
- a CDS encoding MauE/DoxX family redox-associated membrane protein produces the protein MQYFEIGVRYLLGTVFLTSFLGKATGRVAYDGFVASLRATRLLPGLAGVMAPALVAAEAVVCALLVVPVAPTVTVAGLVAAASLLAGLTAGVALVVRRGVTAPCHCFGASATVLGRRHVARNGALAALAVAGAVASPDLRAHPAGAVLAALGGVVLGALVVRLDDVLELFRSTPHAPPSTVRSGR, from the coding sequence ATGCAGTACTTCGAGATCGGCGTTCGCTACCTGCTGGGGACGGTGTTCCTGACGTCGTTCCTCGGCAAGGCCACGGGGCGGGTCGCCTACGACGGCTTCGTCGCCTCCTTGCGCGCCACCCGGCTGTTGCCGGGTCTGGCGGGGGTGATGGCGCCGGCCCTGGTGGCCGCCGAAGCGGTGGTCTGCGCGCTGCTCGTGGTGCCGGTGGCCCCGACGGTCACCGTCGCCGGTCTCGTCGCCGCCGCATCGCTGCTGGCCGGCCTCACGGCGGGGGTCGCCCTCGTCGTGAGGCGCGGTGTCACGGCCCCCTGTCACTGCTTCGGCGCGTCGGCCACCGTGCTCGGCCGACGCCACGTCGCCAGGAACGGGGCACTGGCCGCCCTCGCCGTGGCGGGTGCGGTCGCGTCGCCGGACCTGCGCGCGCACCCGGCGGGAGCCGTCCTGGCCGCGCTCGGCGGGGTGGTGCTGGGGGCGCTGGTCGTGCGCCTGGACGACGTGCTCGAACTGTTCCGTTCCACTCCTCACGCCCCGCCGAGCACGGTCCGGAGCGGGCGGTAA
- a CDS encoding carboxylesterase/lipase family protein encodes MDAIATTGQGKVRGRFHDGIATFLGIPYAAAPFGAHRFRAPAPVESWEGVRDALEYGPTAPKRPYRPPLDRLIPDPSIAGDACLNLNVWTPSVGEGRLPVLVWIHGGSLRNGSSSLPLYDGGAFARDGVVLVSFNYRLGVEGFGVFPDAPDNRGLLDQIAALTWVRDNIAAFGGDPANVTVCGESAGAISIAALMTSPRATGLFRRAVLQSGPPHTVSRREGAKSVRSMARRLRIPATAAAFATVDRDLLLDAQAAVVDRSDPIGGGPGFHIVVDGDVVPAAPPPPEADLLLGCNREEYRLWLVPGGTVDRISRLTLRLALLKAGVPQRLARLYRATRPHAKPGEILGEIATDLLLRGPLNRLADSRPARTFVYEFGWRSPVMELGACHALEIGFVFDNLRAAEDLTGPGAPQPLADAMHRAWVAFATTGQPGWPGWSPDRPLMVFDHPGVGTVLSPRHEELGAWL; translated from the coding sequence ATGGACGCCATCGCGACCACCGGGCAGGGAAAGGTCCGAGGCCGATTCCACGACGGGATCGCCACCTTCCTCGGCATCCCCTACGCCGCCGCGCCCTTCGGCGCCCACCGCTTCCGGGCTCCTGCCCCGGTCGAGTCCTGGGAAGGGGTGCGAGACGCTCTGGAGTACGGGCCGACCGCCCCCAAGCGCCCCTACCGCCCGCCCCTCGACCGGCTGATACCCGACCCGAGCATCGCCGGGGACGCCTGTCTCAACCTCAACGTCTGGACCCCATCCGTCGGCGAGGGCCGGCTGCCCGTCCTGGTCTGGATCCACGGGGGATCCCTGCGCAACGGTTCGTCGAGCCTGCCGCTCTACGACGGGGGCGCCTTCGCGCGCGACGGGGTGGTCCTCGTCTCCTTCAACTACCGGCTCGGCGTGGAGGGGTTCGGGGTGTTCCCCGACGCCCCCGACAACCGGGGCCTCCTCGACCAGATCGCGGCCCTCACCTGGGTCCGCGACAACATCGCCGCCTTCGGCGGAGATCCGGCGAACGTCACCGTGTGCGGGGAGTCCGCCGGTGCGATCAGCATCGCGGCCCTCATGACGAGCCCGCGCGCGACAGGACTGTTCCGGCGGGCGGTCCTGCAGAGCGGCCCGCCGCACACGGTGTCGCGCCGTGAGGGTGCGAAGTCGGTACGGTCGATGGCGAGGAGACTGCGGATCCCGGCCACCGCCGCGGCGTTCGCGACGGTGGACCGGGACCTGCTGCTGGACGCGCAGGCCGCCGTCGTCGACCGGTCCGATCCCATCGGCGGCGGTCCCGGCTTCCACATCGTCGTCGACGGCGACGTGGTGCCGGCCGCCCCGCCCCCACCCGAGGCCGATCTGCTGCTGGGCTGCAACCGGGAGGAGTACCGACTGTGGCTCGTGCCGGGCGGAACCGTGGACCGGATCAGCCGGCTCACCCTGCGGCTGGCCCTGCTGAAGGCCGGTGTCCCGCAGCGCCTGGCGCGGCTCTACCGGGCCACCCGGCCGCACGCCAAACCCGGTGAGATCCTCGGAGAGATCGCCACCGACCTGCTGCTGCGGGGACCGCTCAACCGCCTCGCCGACTCCCGGCCCGCCCGCACCTTCGTCTACGAATTCGGCTGGCGCTCGCCCGTGATGGAGCTCGGCGCGTGCCATGCGCTGGAGATCGGCTTCGTCTTCGACAACCTGCGCGCCGCCGAGGACCTGACCGGGCCCGGTGCGCCCCAGCCACTGGCCGACGCCATGCACCGGGCCTGGGTCGCCTTCGCCACCACCGGACAGCCGGGCTGGCCCGGCTGGAGCCCGGACCGGCCCCTCATGGTCTTCGACCACCCCGGCGTCGGCACGGTCCTGTCCCCCCGGCACGAGGAACTCGGCGCCTGGCTCTGA